The Manihot esculenta cultivar AM560-2 chromosome 11, M.esculenta_v8, whole genome shotgun sequence genome includes a region encoding these proteins:
- the LOC110626372 gene encoding receptor-like protein 15, whose amino-acid sequence MNINKGKEWWMGASHFQMELANIAKCLLLGVVILWIQIHGNKGCFEEERLALLDFKAFVGSNGFDADHLLPSWIDDPTSNCCKWERVMCNSTTGHVTKLSLNNTRQYDIKSSSFHNENTWYVNLSMFQQLKELKTLNLSYNNFDCSIDDQGCEKLSKLKKLEVLDLTWNRFNNIILPSLGALISLKTLILDHNKMEGSFPIQGFQRLEELDLTMNSFNNSILSSLAALPSLNTLILASSYMKGSFPNQGIVSIINDYY is encoded by the exons ATGAATATAAATAAGGGGAAGGAGTGGTGGATGGGAGCATCGCATTTCCAAATGGAGTTGGCTAACATAGCAAAGTGCTTATTGTTGGGTGTTGTGATTCTGTGGATTCAAATCCATGGAAACAAAGGTTGCTTTGAAGAAGAGAGATTGGCTCTCTTAGATTTCAAGGCATTTGTTGGATCAAATGGGTTTGACGCAGACCATCTTCTTCCTTcatggattgatgatccaacCAGCAATTGTTGTAAATGGGAGCGTGTCATGTGCAACTCAACTACAGGTCACGTGACTAAACTCTCGCTCAACAATACACGACAATATGATATAAAGAGTTCTTCGTTTCATAATGAAAATACTTGGTATGTAAACTTGTCAATGTTCCAGCAATTGAAAGAGCTCAAAACGCTAAATTTATCCTACAATAATTTTGATTGTTCCATTGATGACCAAG gttgtgaaaaattatcaaaactGAAGAAGCTTGAAGTTTTGGACCTTACTTGGAATAGATTCAATAATATTATCTTACCATCATTGGGTGCTCTTATATCACTTAAGACTTTGATTCTTGACCACAATAAAATGGAAGGTTCTTTTCCTATACAAG GCTTTCAAAGATTAGAGGAGTTGGACCTTACTATGAATAGTTTCAATAATAGCATCTTATCATCATTGGCTGCTCTTCCATCACTCAACACTTTGATTCTCGCTTCCAGTTACATGAAAGGTTCATTTCCTAATCAAGGTATAGTTTCAATAATTAATGACTATTATTAG